A single genomic interval of Microbulbifer variabilis harbors:
- a CDS encoding SRPBCC family protein has protein sequence MSNYTTSFFSPSSREDAYKAVTEKMSQWWTPVSAPFLKVGDIAKTGFKGQSYWVFRAKILKPEKLIELECTESNMVSDNVDDPEEWKGSTLRFEFSEENTGTLIKFTHIGLSPEMKCWDMCKSGWDYYLQESLQDYLKDGAGKPNSY, from the coding sequence ATGTCCAACTACACTACATCATTTTTTAGCCCAAGTTCCCGGGAAGATGCTTACAAGGCAGTAACCGAAAAAATGTCCCAGTGGTGGACTCCGGTAAGCGCACCCTTCCTAAAGGTCGGCGACATCGCCAAAACCGGTTTCAAAGGTCAATCTTACTGGGTCTTTCGCGCCAAAATATTGAAGCCCGAGAAATTGATTGAGCTTGAATGTACTGAATCCAATATGGTTTCCGATAACGTAGATGACCCCGAGGAGTGGAAAGGCAGTACTCTGCGTTTCGAATTTTCTGAGGAGAATACGGGAACTCTGATTAAATTTACCCATATTGGTCTATCTCCAGAAATGAAATGTTGGGATATGTGTAAAAGTGGCTGGGATTATTACCTGCAGGAAAGTCTTCAGGATTACCTCAAAGATGGGGCCGGCAAGCCAAACAGCTACTAG
- a CDS encoding CHRD domain-containing protein, with protein MKLSSLPKIAYLIMAMLLLAYSTFTTADNHNKKEKDSPTAKHGSGEKAWSDAGDDKRFTIFKADLTTANENMLGKKVNPQTPKDAGGFFIGAYNNQTHMLSFMVGYSDLSPGGVAMSHFHMQCAGDGKEPPICKPGKASGPIIQTICGMPTNPGMVPDWPKTKTDKDKHGLEKKCSEGTSGFIMGKWMVEEPYRKALMDGKVFINMHSKLDPKGEISGLLMKGK; from the coding sequence ATGAAACTCAGTTCATTACCCAAAATCGCTTATTTAATAATGGCGATGCTTTTACTGGCCTATTCCACTTTCACCACTGCAGATAACCACAATAAAAAAGAAAAAGACTCACCAACTGCCAAACATGGATCTGGCGAGAAAGCCTGGTCCGATGCCGGAGATGACAAGCGGTTTACCATCTTTAAGGCTGACCTGACCACCGCTAACGAAAATATGCTCGGCAAAAAGGTGAATCCACAAACCCCTAAAGATGCGGGTGGATTCTTTATTGGCGCCTACAATAACCAGACACATATGCTGAGTTTTATGGTTGGCTACAGCGATCTATCACCCGGTGGGGTAGCCATGTCGCATTTCCATATGCAATGCGCTGGCGATGGCAAAGAGCCGCCTATCTGCAAGCCCGGTAAAGCGAGCGGTCCGATTATCCAAACTATCTGTGGAATGCCGACAAACCCCGGCATGGTTCCCGATTGGCCCAAGACCAAAACCGATAAGGATAAACACGGACTGGAAAAGAAATGCTCCGAGGGCACCAGTGGATTTATTATGGGTAAATGGATGGTGGAAGAGCCTTATCGAAAAGCGCTAATGGATGGAAAGGTCTTTATTAATATGCACAGCAAACTAGATCCCAAGGGTGAAATCTCTGGATTGCTGATGAAAGGTAAATAG
- a CDS encoding histidine kinase: MLNRIRQSIVYRIGTLMLLTVLVALSSMVASYIISDAAENDAAAVNLAGSLRAMSYRLAATAPSGDMEATATLSNEVTSRLSRVLSISDFSASDNLRAARNYRKVISSWEEEIRPLLESIAAGRTSMDSLQLATHLEPFIHDVDTLVLDYQTIAEEKISLLRLVQVASLFAIVALVYLSLYILHRSVEQPLKQLISRSMSIAQGNFNQNRLEIDSEDELGVLARTINYMSDEIHATHRDLAHRVEQKTAQLQKSHEALDFQYRLARRISEGPLAGSELGQWLGEFANVADLNNLDLCLMTPEGEAPYEHLVQGFGNSQCSGSDCRVCVSTCGPSDEGEFRVYRFPLEVDKRNYGVLMCTLPRGNSLDEEQQQRLATFADSVTAAIAINEREAQERRVALLDERAIIARELHDSLAQSLSYLKIQVTRLNRANRSEQVDKSKVKEIITELKEGLDSSYRQLRELLTTFRLQIGPGGLRNILEQSILAYREQHPQITILLDYHLNEVPLTPHEEIHLLQLVREATQNAVYHSQGDMVQISMIQANNQSLNVRIRDNGVGISNAPEKRNHFGMSIMQERASNLNGKLNIQRRTQGGTEVQFNFIPLYARERELVWKDAG; the protein is encoded by the coding sequence ATGTTGAATCGAATCCGACAGTCCATCGTCTATCGAATCGGCACCCTGATGCTGCTCACAGTGTTAGTCGCGCTGAGCTCCATGGTGGCCTCTTACATTATCTCTGACGCCGCGGAAAACGATGCCGCCGCAGTGAACCTGGCCGGTTCCCTGCGCGCTATGAGCTACCGGCTCGCAGCGACAGCACCCTCTGGTGATATGGAAGCCACCGCCACACTATCGAACGAAGTGACTTCGCGCCTGAGCCGTGTATTGAGTATTTCCGACTTCAGTGCCAGCGATAACCTGCGCGCGGCGCGCAACTACCGCAAGGTGATCAGCAGCTGGGAGGAAGAGATTCGACCACTGTTGGAATCCATTGCCGCCGGCCGCACCAGCATGGATTCCCTGCAGTTGGCCACCCACCTGGAACCATTTATTCACGATGTAGACACCCTGGTACTGGACTATCAAACCATCGCCGAGGAAAAAATCAGCCTGCTGCGCCTGGTACAGGTGGCTTCCCTGTTCGCCATAGTGGCGCTTGTTTACCTGTCCCTGTACATACTCCATCGCTCCGTGGAGCAACCGTTGAAGCAACTCATCAGCCGCTCAATGAGCATCGCCCAAGGGAACTTCAACCAAAATCGCCTGGAGATCGACAGCGAAGACGAGTTGGGGGTTCTGGCGCGCACCATCAATTATATGAGCGACGAGATTCACGCAACCCATCGTGACCTGGCCCACCGCGTCGAACAAAAAACCGCTCAATTACAGAAGAGCCACGAGGCACTGGATTTCCAATACCGACTGGCACGGCGTATTAGCGAGGGGCCCCTGGCCGGGTCCGAGCTGGGGCAATGGCTGGGCGAGTTCGCCAATGTCGCCGACTTGAACAACCTGGACCTGTGCCTGATGACACCCGAAGGCGAAGCCCCCTACGAACATCTGGTACAGGGGTTTGGCAACAGCCAGTGCAGCGGCAGTGACTGTCGTGTTTGCGTGAGCACCTGCGGTCCCTCCGATGAGGGAGAGTTCCGCGTGTACCGCTTCCCCCTGGAAGTGGATAAGCGCAATTACGGCGTACTGATGTGTACTCTGCCCAGAGGCAACAGCCTCGATGAGGAACAGCAACAGCGCCTGGCCACCTTTGCCGACAGCGTCACCGCCGCCATTGCCATCAACGAGCGCGAGGCCCAAGAGCGCCGCGTTGCCCTTCTGGATGAGCGCGCGATCATCGCGCGGGAATTGCACGACTCCCTGGCCCAATCGCTGTCCTACCTGAAAATCCAAGTCACTAGGCTCAATCGCGCCAATCGCAGCGAGCAGGTGGATAAGTCCAAGGTGAAGGAGATTATTACCGAGCTAAAAGAGGGATTGGACTCCTCCTATCGCCAGCTGCGCGAACTGCTCACCACTTTCAGGCTGCAGATAGGCCCTGGCGGCCTACGCAATATCCTCGAGCAATCCATCCTCGCCTATCGCGAACAACACCCGCAGATCACTATTTTGCTCGACTATCACCTCAATGAAGTGCCGCTCACTCCCCACGAGGAAATCCATCTGCTGCAGCTGGTACGCGAAGCTACCCAGAATGCCGTATACCACTCTCAGGGCGATATGGTGCAAATCAGCATGATTCAGGCTAATAACCAATCGCTTAATGTGCGCATCCGCGACAACGGTGTGGGTATCAGCAACGCACCGGAAAAGCGCAACCACTTCGGTATGTCAATCATGCAGGAGCGCGCCAGTAATCTGAATGGAAAATTGAATATTCAGCGACGTACGCAGGGGGGCACAGAGGTACAATTTAACTTTATTCCCCTTTATGCCCGAGAGCGGGAATTGGTTTGGAAGGATGCGGGATAA